A single window of Aspergillus puulaauensis MK2 DNA, chromosome 5, nearly complete sequence DNA harbors:
- a CDS encoding uncharacterized protein (COG:S;~EggNog:ENOG410PNFK) — protein sequence MSVAEHPELTKVDSAVAGLTISPKDEKAPDNADKKSHRRTSSQAEGIYNIKELEEKGIEITLPIETQKTGWKLNTSPSTVEDRDILKLHLVNPPVKKIDLHFPLGLEVTARNMKGVTIKDALDAIYKQFKKKADDELDKPYLAGFEWDKEECWTRLVVHQTKQGPPPVTPGKKSKKKSKEEA from the exons ATGTCTGTTGCCGAGCACCCCGAGCTCACCAAGGTCGATTCCGCCGTTGCTGGCTTGACGATATCACCTAAGGACGAGAAGGCACCTGATAATGCCGACAAGAAGTCTCACAGGCGTACCTCATCTCAGGCCGAAGGCATCTACAACATCAAGGAACTAG AGGAGAAAGGAATTGAAATCACTCTGCCTATTGAAACACAGAAGACTGGATG GAAGCTAAAcacttcaccatcaacagtCGAGGACCGAGACATCCTCAAACTTCATCTCGTAAATCCGCcggtgaagaagattgaCCTCCATTTCCCCTTGGGGTTAGAGGTAACGGCCCGTAACATGAAGGGTGTCACAATCAAGGATGCGCTGGACGCAATTTACAAGCAATTCAAGAAGAAG gctgatgatgagctggaCAAACCCTACCTTGCTGGCTTCGAATGGGACAAGGAAGAGTGCTGGACACGTCTCGTTGTTCACCAGACCAAGCAGGGTCCACCCCCAGTCACACCAGGCAAGAAGTCaaagaagaagtcaaaggaGGAAGCATAG